The following are from one region of the Hymenobacter radiodurans genome:
- a CDS encoding glycosyltransferase family 4 protein, translating into MLKPAVKMPPKPLRLLVITYYWPPSGGAGVQRSLKFVKHLPSFGVEPTVITVDASQGAYPVIDESLAAEVPDSVRVFRTNTSEPFDSYKKLTGRKQIPHGGFANESKSSLQQQVFKFLRGNLFIPDPRRGWNQHVLRQCAELIAPGHTFDAVLTSSPPHSTQLIGLELKKRYGLRWIADMRDPWTDIYYYKELNHTPPARWLDAWYERRVLEQADEVLVTSPDTKRLFLGKSPRLTASKFHVLPNGYDESDFREPSSPPTDCLLITHTGTISETYHIELFLAACATCTTRHPDVPLKLRFVGTVSAGVQEQIREVGLGKHTEFVPFVPHDESVSYLLRSTALLMAIPDVAHNFGILPGKVFEYLASNKPIICIGPVGSDADNLLEECGAGRALPYDTYSGMLDHLDGLFAAWRINSNLDLPAINHAQYSRRALTQKLAKLIK; encoded by the coding sequence GTGCTCAAACCTGCTGTAAAAATGCCCCCCAAGCCCCTGCGTCTGCTTGTTATTACGTATTACTGGCCCCCATCCGGCGGGGCGGGCGTGCAGCGAAGCTTGAAATTTGTGAAGCACCTGCCAAGCTTTGGCGTGGAGCCAACGGTGATTACCGTGGATGCGTCGCAGGGAGCTTATCCGGTAATTGATGAGTCGCTGGCGGCGGAAGTGCCGGATAGCGTGCGTGTGTTTCGCACGAATACAAGCGAGCCATTTGACTCCTATAAAAAGCTCACGGGCCGCAAACAGATTCCGCACGGCGGCTTTGCCAACGAAAGCAAAAGCAGCTTGCAACAGCAGGTTTTCAAGTTTCTACGGGGCAACCTATTTATTCCTGATCCGCGCCGAGGCTGGAATCAACACGTTCTGCGGCAGTGCGCTGAGCTAATTGCCCCAGGCCACACTTTCGACGCGGTGCTGACTAGTAGTCCACCGCACTCTACGCAGCTTATTGGTCTGGAGCTAAAAAAGCGCTATGGTCTGCGTTGGATAGCCGATATGCGCGACCCTTGGACAGATATTTATTACTATAAAGAGCTCAACCACACCCCGCCCGCGCGTTGGCTCGACGCTTGGTACGAACGCCGAGTGCTGGAGCAAGCCGATGAAGTGCTAGTCACGAGTCCCGATACCAAGCGCCTGTTTTTAGGGAAGTCGCCGCGCCTCACGGCCAGCAAATTTCACGTGCTGCCCAACGGCTACGATGAAAGTGATTTTCGGGAGCCTAGCTCTCCACCCACTGATTGTCTGCTTATTACCCACACGGGCACTATCTCCGAGACGTATCATATTGAACTGTTTCTGGCGGCCTGCGCCACCTGTACCACGCGCCATCCGGATGTACCGCTTAAGCTGCGCTTTGTGGGCACCGTATCGGCGGGCGTGCAGGAGCAGATCCGAGAGGTAGGCTTAGGCAAACACACGGAATTTGTCCCCTTCGTGCCACACGACGAGTCGGTGAGCTACTTGCTGCGGTCCACGGCGCTGCTCATGGCTATTCCGGATGTAGCGCACAACTTCGGCATTCTACCAGGCAAAGTATTTGAGTATCTGGCTTCTAACAAACCTATTATCTGCATTGGCCCCGTAGGTTCCGATGCCGATAATTTGCTGGAGGAATGCGGGGCCGGCCGCGCACTGCCCTACGATACTTATAGCGGTATGCTCGACCATTTGGACGGTCTGTTTGCGGCCTGGCGAATCAATTCTAACCTTGATTTGCCTGCTATCAATCACGCGCAGTATTCGCGGCGGGCGCTTACGCAAAAGCTGGCTAAGCTGATTAAATAG
- the pseC gene encoding UDP-4-amino-4,6-dideoxy-N-acetyl-beta-L-altrosamine transaminase, protein MINATVTFQPTRPIPYGRQHITQEDIQAVTDTLQSDFLTQGPKVAEFEEKFAAYIGARYAVAVSNGTAALHLCTLALGVQPGQRVITTPITFAASANCVLYCGGEVHFADIDPATALIDLQQVRRLLESHPKGHFHGLIPVDFAGLPVNMEEARALADEFGLWLIEDACHAPGGFFVDSTGQEQRCGNGAFADLAIFSFHPVKHIATGEGGMITTNNPALYEKLLMLRTHGITKNPAHLLQNPGGWYYEMQTLGYNYRMPDMLTALGISQLQRADAGLARRRALAARYDAAFAEMLPLRTLSATDGHAFHLYIIQIEDRKGLYDFLRERQIFAQVHYIPVHTMPYYQEMGWRPGDFPQAEAYYAHCLSLPMFPDLTDEEQQYVIDCVREFING, encoded by the coding sequence ATGATCAACGCCACTGTCACCTTTCAGCCTACGCGTCCTATTCCCTATGGTCGCCAGCACATTACGCAAGAAGATATACAAGCTGTTACGGATACACTCCAGTCCGATTTCCTGACACAAGGCCCGAAGGTGGCGGAGTTTGAGGAGAAATTTGCGGCTTACATCGGGGCTAGGTATGCCGTGGCCGTGAGTAATGGTACGGCGGCTTTGCACCTGTGCACCCTGGCTCTAGGCGTACAGCCTGGTCAGCGCGTCATTACCACGCCCATCACGTTTGCCGCTTCCGCCAACTGCGTGCTTTATTGCGGCGGCGAAGTTCATTTTGCTGATATCGACCCCGCCACCGCGCTCATCGACTTGCAGCAGGTACGGCGGTTGCTGGAAAGTCATCCGAAAGGGCATTTTCATGGTCTGATTCCTGTCGACTTTGCGGGTTTGCCTGTGAATATGGAGGAAGCGCGGGCGCTGGCTGATGAGTTTGGGCTATGGCTGATTGAAGATGCCTGTCACGCGCCGGGGGGCTTTTTTGTCGACTCAACGGGCCAGGAGCAGCGGTGCGGCAACGGGGCATTTGCTGATCTGGCCATTTTCAGCTTCCATCCCGTCAAGCACATTGCCACCGGCGAGGGCGGCATGATAACAACCAATAATCCAGCGCTCTACGAAAAGCTGCTGATGCTCCGCACGCACGGCATCACCAAGAACCCGGCGCATCTTCTCCAAAACCCTGGCGGCTGGTACTACGAGATGCAAACCTTGGGCTACAACTACCGCATGCCCGATATGCTTACGGCCTTGGGCATCAGCCAACTCCAACGGGCTGATGCCGGACTTGCCCGACGACGCGCGCTTGCTGCTCGCTATGATGCAGCCTTTGCCGAAATGCTTCCCTTACGCACACTATCTGCCACGGATGGCCACGCCTTTCATCTCTACATTATTCAGATTGAGGATCGTAAGGGCTTATATGATTTTCTGCGTGAGCGCCAGATTTTTGCCCAGGTGCATTACATTCCGGTACATACAATGCCTTACTATCAGGAAATGGGCTGGAGGCCGGGTGATTTTCCCCAGGCAGAAGCCTATTATGCACACTGTCTGAGCCTGCCAATGTTCCCGGATCTGACTGACGAGGAGCAACAGTATGTAATTGACTGTGTGCGGGAGTTTATAAATGGATAA
- the pseB gene encoding UDP-N-acetylglucosamine 4,6-dehydratase (inverting) produces MALDLNNKSILVTGGTGSFGKQFVHTVFEKFPHVKRLVIYSRDELKQYEMSQIFPHSKYPAIRYFIGDVRDAERLKRACEGIDVLVHAAALKQVPAAEYNPMECIKTNIFGAENVINAALDCGVKEVVALSTDKAAAPINLYGATKLCSDKLFVAANNMKGKRDLRFSVVRYGNVIGSRGSVVPFFLQQRETGVLPITHPDMTRFNISLEEGVDLVLYALEHAWGGEIFVPKIPSYKITEVAEAIGPNCKHEVVGIRPGEKLHEAMITETDALSTVELERYYVILPYTPQWDVEEFIRHFKGSRVPDGFYYDSANNDHWLNAEQIREEIRLHVDPTFTA; encoded by the coding sequence ATGGCACTTGATTTAAATAACAAATCCATCCTGGTTACTGGTGGTACGGGCTCTTTCGGTAAGCAGTTCGTGCATACTGTGTTCGAGAAATTTCCGCACGTAAAACGCCTGGTTATTTACTCGCGCGACGAGTTGAAGCAGTACGAAATGTCGCAGATATTTCCGCACTCCAAGTACCCCGCTATTCGCTATTTCATTGGTGATGTGCGTGATGCCGAGCGCCTGAAGCGGGCCTGCGAAGGCATTGATGTATTGGTGCACGCTGCCGCACTCAAGCAGGTACCCGCTGCTGAGTACAACCCGATGGAGTGCATCAAAACCAACATCTTCGGGGCCGAAAACGTCATTAATGCCGCCCTTGACTGCGGCGTGAAAGAAGTGGTGGCCCTCAGCACCGACAAAGCCGCGGCTCCTATTAATCTTTATGGCGCCACCAAGCTCTGCTCCGATAAACTGTTCGTAGCCGCCAACAACATGAAAGGCAAGCGCGATTTGCGCTTTTCCGTCGTGCGCTACGGCAACGTAATTGGCTCCCGAGGCTCAGTAGTGCCGTTTTTTCTGCAACAGCGCGAAACCGGCGTCCTGCCCATCACCCACCCCGATATGACGCGCTTCAACATCTCGTTGGAAGAAGGCGTCGATCTGGTGCTGTACGCCTTGGAGCACGCCTGGGGAGGTGAAATTTTTGTCCCCAAAATCCCAAGCTACAAAATCACGGAAGTAGCTGAAGCCATCGGCCCCAATTGTAAGCACGAGGTAGTCGGCATCCGTCCCGGCGAGAAGCTGCACGAAGCGATGATCACTGAAACCGACGCGCTGAGCACGGTGGAATTGGAACGTTACTACGTTATTCTGCCCTACACGCCGCAGTGGGACGTGGAAGAATTCATACGGCACTTCAAAGGGAGCCGCGTTCCCGACGGCTTCTATTACGACTCAGCCAATAACGACCATTGGTTGAATGCGGAGCAAATCCGGGAGGAAATTCGCCTGCACGTCGATCCAACGTTCACGGCGTAG